From Anopheles coluzzii chromosome 3, AcolN3, whole genome shotgun sequence, the proteins below share one genomic window:
- the LOC120956560 gene encoding THO complex subunit 2 isoform X3 — protein MFNAEVWKLWERSGKTEFLKHCKGLLKDEQQSPLFGKGERKNGISRAIYELVSRGIHGQVKKESVLQMLGELVSLHSDVPSILLDVFGIFDAETATAGSGDGAPPSEERTNFCYIAKESERFVSEKLLKERLEIDTLQDVGTIKNRSFYTRFIKVKTKLYYKQRRFNLFREESEGYAKLMTELNQEFNQETMTVQNVLEIIKSLIGCFNLDPNRVLDIILESFEARPEQDRIFIPLLQAYINDGNIICEVLGYKYRYFADAQTPGSLFKVTALLLQHGVIKLDDIYAWLNPPDKSIVADWEAEIAQAKEYVRKLNVILTNKDKEPEQEPEFETAPEKYALNQKWGLCEALLTIGDWNTAQQLIRKLPDQSVMVHEPIARALCRLLHMIIEPVYRLKCALPANIKGRAISMYGVLNKLAPPPVTSLTKLRLHAFPMFVALGPSLHYDSVLLYKLLRLMRVILTDMNVDPLNPPSPGAGSTLTEHEQLYYDILSLLDAAVLPSLAYMDCNCCVAEEIWSIVKLYPYQYRYSLYARWKNDTFQLQPQLIHRRGTAQKQIKALMKRVSKENSKPVGRLIGKLSHCSPGFLFEYILLQIQIYDNLIAPVVDSLKYLTSLSYDVLGYCLIEALEQVDRNPMQNDGTSISLWLQSLANFCGAIYKKYNIELSGLLQYVANQLKSHKSLDLLILKEVVQKMAGIEAAEEMTNEQLQAMCGGELLRGEAGYFSQVRNTKKSSQRLKEALASNDLAVALCLLIAQQKHCVIYRETAQSHLKLVGKLYDQCQDTLVQFGTFLGSTYSVEEYVERLPTIHNMLQKYHIHSDVAFFLARPMFSHAINQKYDQLRKAEPNGKKLSTSQKMAKYLEATAHVMNPVIESVRPLHPPKIWEDISPQFLVSFWSLSMYDLQVPMESYQREISKLKQLSMAVMESKEQNASKNKKEQERYVALMDKLQDERKKQQEHVDKIMHRLTNEKDYWFLSRSAKSAKNETITQFLQLCLFPRCTFTALDAIYCAKFVHTIHNLKTANFSTLLCYDRIFCDITYSVTSCTENEATRYGRFLCAMLETVMRWHSDEATFNKECANYPGFVTKFRVSNQYSEAIDHVNYENYRHVCHKWHYKITKAMVFCLDSKDYMQIRNSLIILMRILPHFPVLTKLSQILEKKVEKVREEEKNQRQDLFVLASSYIGQLKAKASQMMLESDFHQVPEKTFKSAAATTATATVASDQQQQQQGAKASVNGSDVKGQSTRQTSGTGGGGGGGGSSNSGSSIGNGTTGGNAVSSSSSGSVGSNANGSLGAGSERGADAIKKEPSSSSGSRDTASSSSTNRESSVSTSREKSSKEIKREERAREKEREREEAAAAAAALASDRKREKEKRRDKRDHYEHERESRASTRDLPPRDRSERDLSSVSNSSNEQQHSSSTRRPPEHDREMKRRKLEGSSSSKSKHNEGASSSSSNQQLLSESKKERSSKTKDKRDKTDEEKELRKERKLGRKRQDRNSEDTLLADKRLRREEEKSSSKLLSHQNGDNDRDLRHLSPISSSHREKHHHHHLGMAPCSPSYNPSSPSNCRSPAYHPSSPPYCADDYRERSHDRGLDRGEKQYFTKTSRTRSGH, from the exons ATGTTCAACGCCGAAGTCTGGAAGCTGTGGGAAAGAAGCGGAAAAACCGAGTT CTTGAAACACTGCAAGGGACTTCTGAAGGACGAACAGCAGAGTCCACTGTTTGGGAAGGGCGAGCGCAAGAATGGCATCTCCCGAGCAATCTACGAGCTCGTCTCGCGGGGCATCCACGGGCAGGTGAAGAAGGAGAGCGTGCTGCAGATGCTCGGAGAGCTGGTG AGCCTACACAGTGACGTGCCGTCGATACTGTTGGACGTGTTCGGGATATTCGACGCGGAAACGGCAACCGCGGGCTCGGGCGACGGTGCGCCGCCGAGCGAGGAGCGGACCAATTTTTGCTACATCGCCAAGGAATCGGAACGGTTCGTGTCGGAGAAGCTGCTCAAGGAGCGGCTCGAGATCGACACGCTGCAGGATGTGGGCACAATCAAGAATCGTAGCTTTTACACACGGTTTATCAAAGTGAAAACGAAGCTCTA CTACAAACAGCGCCGGTTTAATCTGTTTCGCGAGGAAAGCGAAGGGTACGCCAAGCTGATGACGGAGCTGAACCAGGAGTTCAATCAGGAAACGATGACGGTACAGAACGTGCTGGAAATCATCAAATCCCTCATCGGCTGCTTCAATCTCGATCCGAACCGCGTGCTCGACATCATACTGGAGTCGTTCGAGGCGCGGCCCGAGCAGGATCGCATCTTTATTCCACTGCTGCAGGCGTACATCAACGACGGTAACATCATCTGCGAGGTGCTCGGGTACAAGTATCGATACTTTGCGGACGCGCAGACGCCGGGGTCACTGTTTAAGGTCACCGCACTGCTGCTCCAGCACGGTGTCATCAAGCTGGACGATATTTACGCTTGG TTAAATCCACCGGACAAATCGATCGTGGCGGACTGGGAGGCGGAAATCGCGCAGGCGAAGGAGTACGTGCGCAAGCTGAACGTTATCCTCACGAACAAGGACAAGGAGCCGGAGCAGGAGCCCGAGTTCGAGACGGCGCCGGAAAAGTACGCCCTCAACCAGAAGTGGGGCCTGTGCGAGGCGCTGCTTACGATCGGCGACTGGAACACGGCCCAGCAGCTGATCCGCAAGCTGCCGGACCAGTCGGTCATGGTGCACGAGCCGATCGCGCGGGCCCTCTGCCGGCTGCTGCACATGATCATCGAGCCGGTGTACCGGCTCAAGTGTGCGCTGCCGGCCAACATCAAGGGGCGCGCCATCTCGATGTACGGCGTGCTGAACAAACTGGCCCCACCGCCGGTCACCTCGCTGACCAAGCTGCGGCTGCACGCGTTCCCGATGTTTGTTGCGCTCGGCCCTTCGCTGCACTACGATTCCGTGCTGCTGTACAAACTGTTGCGCCTGATGCGCGTCATACTGACCGATATGAATGTGGATCCGCTGAATCCACCCAGCCCGGGAGCGGGGAGTACGCTGACGGAGCACGAGCAGCTGTACTACGACATCCTGTCGCTGTTGGATGCGGCCGTGCTGCCGTCGCTCGCGTACATGGACTGCAACTGCTGCGTGGCGGAGGAGATTTGGTCGATCGTGAAGCTGTACCCGTACCAGTATCGGTACAGCTTGTACGCGCGCTGGAAGAACGATACGTTTCAGCTGCAGCCGCAGCTGATACACCGGCGCGGCACGGCGCAGAAGCAGATCAAAGCGCTGATGAAGCGGGTCAGCAAGGAGAACAGCAAACCGGTGGGCAGGCTGATCGGCAAGCTGAGCCACTGTTCGCCGGGCTTTCTGTTTGAATAT ATTCTACTGCAAATACAGATCTATGACAATCTGATTGCGCCGGTCGTGGATTCGCTCAAGTATCTCACCTCGCTCTCGTACGACGTGCTCGGGTACTGTCTGATCGAGGCGCTCGAGCAGGTCGACCGGAATCCGATGCAGAACGATGGCACCAGCATCTCGCTGTGGCTGCAAAGCTTGGCCAACTTCTGCGGTGCGATCTACAAGAAGTACAACATCGAGCTGAGCGGGCTGCTGCAGTACGTGGCGAACCAGCTCAAGTCCCACAAAAGCCTGGACCTGCTCATCCTGAAGGAGGTGGTACAGAAGATGGCCGGCATCGAGGCGGCGGAAGAGATGACGAACGAGCAGCTGCAGGCCATGTGCGGCGGGGAGCTGTTGCGCGGCGAGGCCGGCTACTTTAGCCAGGTGCGCAACACGAAAAAGTCGTCGCAGCGGCTGAAGGAGGCGCTGGCGAGCAACGATCTGGCGGTGGCGCTGTGTTTGCTGATTGCGCAGCAAAAGCACTGCGTGATTTACCGCGAGACGGCCCAGAGCCATCTGAAGCTGGTGGGCAAGCTGTACGACCAGTGCCAGGACACGCTGGTACAGTTTGGGACGTTTCTCGGGTCGACCTACTCGGTGGAGGAGTACGTGGAGCGGTTACCGACCATACACAACATGCTGCAGAAGTATCACATACACTCGGATGTGGCGTTTTTCCTCGCGCGTCCCATGTTTTCGCACGCAATCAAT CAAAAGTACGACCAGCTGCGTAAGGCGGAACCGAACGGGAAGAAGCTTTCCACCTCGCAAAAGATGGCCAAATACCTCGAGGCAACGGCCCACGTGATGAATCCGGTAATCGAGTCGGTGCGACCGCTGCATCCGCCCAAAATTTGGGAAGACATCAGTCCCCAGTTCCTGGTCAGCTTCTGGTCGCTGTCGATGTACGATCTGCAGGTACCGATGGAGAGCTATCAGCGGGAAATTAGCAAGCTGAAGCAACTCTCGATGGCGGTGATGGAGTCGAAGGAGCAGAACGCTTCAAAGAACAAGAAGGAGCAGGAACGGTACGTGGCGCTGATGGACAAGCTGCAGGACGAGCGGAAGAAGCAGCAGGAGCACGTGGACAAGATCATGCACCGGCTGACGAACGAGAAGGACTACTGGTTCCTGTCGCGGTCGGCCAAATCGGCCAAAAACGAAACCATCACACAGTTCTTGCAGCTGTGTTTGTTTCCGCGCTGCACGTTCACTGCGCTGGATGCGATCTACTGTGCAAAGTTTGTGCACACCATCCACAATCTAAAGACGGCCAACTTTTCCACGCTGCTCTGTTACGATcgg ATATTCTGCGATATTACCTACTCCGTCACTTCCTGCACCGAGAACGAGGCCACCCGGTACGGACGGTTCCTGTGCGCGATGCTCGAGACGGTGATGCGCTGGCACTCGGACGAGGCGACGTTCAACAAGGAGTGCGCCAACTATCCCGGCTTCGTGACCAAGTTCCGCGTCAGCAATCAGTACTCGGAAGCGATCGATCACGTGAACTACGAGAACTATCGGCACGTGTGCCACAAGTGGCACTACAAGATCACGAAGGCGATGGTGTTCTGTCTGGACTCGAAGGACTACATGCAGATCCGCAACTCGCTCATCATACTGATGCGCATACTGCCCCACTTCCCCGTGCTGACCAAGCTGTCCCAGATCCTGGAGAAGAAAGTGGAGAAGGTACGCGAGGAGGAGAAGAACCAGCGGCAGGATCTGTTCGTACTGGCATCGAGCTACATCGGGCAGCTGAAGGCAAAGGCGAGCCAGATGATGCTGGAATCCGATTTCCATCAGGTGCCGGAGAAGACGTTTAAATCGGCAGCGGCCACTACAGCGACAGCAACGGTCGCGagcgatcagcagcagcagcagcagggagcAAAGGCGTCAGTTAATGGTAGCGATGTGAAAG GACAAAGTACAAGGCAAACCAGTGGAACAGgaggcggaggaggaggaggaggctcGAGCAATTCAGGATCATCGATCGGGAACGGTACCACGGGTGGAAATGCGGTCTCATCCTCATCGTCCGGCTCGGTGGGCTCAAACGCGAACGGTAGCCTCGGTGCGGGAAGCGAGCGCGGAGCAGACGCGATAAAGAAggaaccatcatcatcgtccggTTCGCGCGACACTGCCAGCTCCTCGTCAACGAACCGGGAGTCGTCCGTTTCGACGTCGCGCGAAAAATCCTCCAAAGAGATCAAGCGCGAGGAGCGTGCGCGGGAGAAGGAACGGGAGCGGGAGGAAGCGGCAGCTGCCGCCGCAGCACTCGCGTCGGATCGTAAGCGGGAGAAGGAAAAGCGGCGCGATAAGCGAG ACCATTACGAGCACGAGCGTGAATCGAGGGCCAGCACACGGGACCTACCGCCAAGGGATCGCAGCGAACGGGACCTGAGCTCGGTGTCCAATTCCAGCaacgaacagcagcacagcagcagcacccgacGCCCACCGGAGCACGATAGAG AGATGAAACGCCGCAAGCTAGAAGGCTCTAGCTCCTCGAAG AGCAAGCACAATGAGGGTGCCAGCTCCAGCAGCTCCAATCAGCAGCTACTGTCCGAGTCGAAGAAGgagcgcagcagcaaaacgaaGGACAAGCGCGACAAGACTGACGAGGAGAAGGAACTGCGCAAGGAGCGCAAGCTGGGCCGAAAGCGG CAGGATCGCAATTCCGAGGATACGCTGCTGGCGGACAAACGGCTCCGCCGGGAGGAGGAAAAATCGAGCAGCAAGCTGCTCTCCCACCAGAACGGTGACAACGATCGCGATCTGCGGCACCTATCGCCGATATCGTCCTCGCACCGGGAAaagcaccaccatcatcatctcgGCATGGCTCCGTGTTCGCCCTCCTATAATCCATCGTCGCCATCAAACTGTCGTTCGCCCGCCTATCATCCATCGTCGCCACCCTACTGTGCCGACGATTATCGCGAACGGTCACACGATCGCGGGCTGGATCGGGGCGAGAAGCAGTACTTTACGAAGACTTCCCGTACCCGCTCGGGCCATTAA